Below is a genomic region from Mycolicibacter hiberniae.
GGTCGGACTGGTCGCCGGCGACGGCGGGGCCGCGCTGTGGCCGCTGATCACCCCGATCCTGCGGTCCCGCGAATACCTCTACACCGGGGACCGCATCGACGCCGCCACCGCCGTCGAACTCGGACTGGCCAGCCGTGCGGTGGCGCCTGAGGAACTGCTGCCGCAAGCCCATCAGCTGGCCGCCCGGCTGGCCGCCCAGCCGCCCGAGGCGTTGCAGGGCACCAAGCGCGTGGTCAACATGTATCTGTCGCAGGTGCTGGCCGGGCCGCTGCAGGCGGGCTTCGCCGCGGAAGTGGCCACCATGAAGACCGCCGAACACCGGCAGCGCCTGCTCGCCTTCGCAGAGCGGGCGGCCCGGCGATGACCGGCGGTTCAGCGAGGCTCGACGCAGGAGAGGCGAAGCTGGGAACGCCGCATGGGCCCGGCGGTTCAGCGAGGCTCGACGCAGGAGAGGCGAAGCTGGGAACGCCGCATGGCACCACCGAATTCCGGCTCCAGGTGCGGCAGTGGTGCCGCGACAACATCCCGGCCGACTGGCGGCGCGCCCAGACCGGGGTGAGTGAGCGTGAATTCGTCGACTTCCAGCGCAGCTGGTTCGCCACCCTGCACAGCGCCGGGTTCGCGGTCCCGCACTGGCCGGGCGAATGGGGCGGCGGGATGTCGGTGGCTGAGCAGGCCGTGCTGTACCAGGAGTTGGCCGCCCACGACGCCCCGCGGCTGGTGCTGGCTTTCGTCGGCATTCACCACGCCGCGGCGACGCTGCTGGCCGCCGGCACCGACGAGCAGCGCCGCCGGCACCTGCCGGCGATCCTGGACGGCGAGATCTGGGTGCAGGGCTTCTCCGAACCGGAGGCGGGCTCGGACCTGGCGTCGCTGCGGACCACCGCACGCCGCGTCGGTGAGAACTATGTGGTCAACGGCCAGAAGCTGTGGGCCAGCGGCGCCCGGCACGCCCAGTGGTGCCTGCTGTTGGCCCGCACCGACCCGCACGCCCCCAAGCGCAAGGGCATCTCCTACTTTCTGTTGGACATGGCCACCCCCGGGGTGCAGGTGCGGCCGATCCGCAACGCCGTCGGCGACAACCATTTCTGCGAGATCTTCCTCGACGACGTGGTCATCCCGGCGACCAACCTGATCGGCGCGGAGAACACCGGATGGCAGGTGGCGCAGGCGACGCTGGGCGCCGAACGCGGCTTGACCATGCTTGAGCTGGCCGAACGGCTGGGGTGCGCCGGATTTCGCTGGCTGGCGCAGGCCGCGCCCGCCGGGGACCCGGTGGTGGCCGACCGGTTGGCCCAGCTGGAAACCGAGATCACCGGACTGCGCAGCATGTGCCGGGAACTGGTGCGCAACGCCGAAGCCGGCACCGCCGGACCGGCGGACGCCTCGATCGTCAAGCTCGTCTACAGCGAGCTGCTGCAACAGCTCACCGACTTCGGCGCCGAGATCGCCGGTCCGCAGGCCCACACGGTGCTCGACAAGCCGTTGTCCAGCGGCTGGGAATCGGGATCGTGGGTGCTGGACTTCATCGGCTCCTG
It encodes:
- a CDS encoding acyl-CoA dehydrogenase family protein encodes the protein MTGGSARLDAGEAKLGTPHGPGGSARLDAGEAKLGTPHGTTEFRLQVRQWCRDNIPADWRRAQTGVSEREFVDFQRSWFATLHSAGFAVPHWPGEWGGGMSVAEQAVLYQELAAHDAPRLVLAFVGIHHAAATLLAAGTDEQRRRHLPAILDGEIWVQGFSEPEAGSDLASLRTTARRVGENYVVNGQKLWASGARHAQWCLLLARTDPHAPKRKGISYFLLDMATPGVQVRPIRNAVGDNHFCEIFLDDVVIPATNLIGAENTGWQVAQATLGAERGLTMLELAERLGCAGFRWLAQAAPAGDPVVADRLAQLETEITGLRSMCRELVRNAEAGTAGPADASIVKLVYSELLQQLTDFGAEIAGPQAHTVLDKPLSSGWESGSWVLDFIGSWEWTIPGGSSEIQRSIIGERGLGLPREPSMP